GCCTCGGCGAGCTGGACGGACAGCCCGTGCAGCTCCAGGTAGTCGCGGTAGGCGTCGGCGGCGAACAGCTCGGCGGTGGCCTCGCCGATGCGGGAGCCGACGGTGACGACCTGGAAGCCGACGACGTCGGTCTCGCCGGACTCCTCCGGCCGGAAGAAGTCGGCGAGGCACAGGCGGCGGCCGCGGCGCTGGCGCGGGAAGGTGAAGCGGGTGCGCTCGTTGCCCGCCTCGTCGAGGACGATCAGGTCGTCCCCCTTGGAGACGCAGGGGAAGTAGCCGTACACCACGGCCGCCTCCAGGAGGTTGCGCGTGTGGAGCTGGTCGAGCCAGCCGCGCAGCCGGGGCCTGCCCTCGGTCTCCATCAGCTCCTCGTACGAGGGGCCCTCGCCGGTGCGGTTCTGCTTCAGGCCCCACTGGCCCTTGAAGAGCGCGCCCTCGTCGAGCCAGCCGGCGTACTCCTTCAGCTGGATGCCCTTGATCACGCGGGTGCCCCGGAAGGGCGGCTCGGGGACCGGGTTGTCGGTGGCGACGTCGGAGCGCACGCCGGGCTCGGGCTCGCGCTCCTCGACGGTGACCGCGGGGCGCACGCGGCGCTGCCGGAGCTCGGGGAGCGCGGCGCCGGGGACGCCGCGCTTGACGGCGATGAGGGCGTCCATCAGGCGCAGGCCCTCGAAGGCGTCCCGCGCGTAGCGGACCTCGCCCTGGTAGATCTCGTGGAGGTCCTGCTCGACGTAGGCGCGGGTGAGGGCGGCGCCACCGAGGATCACGGGGTACTTGGCGGCGAGCTCGCGCTGGTTGAGCTCCTCCAGGTTCTCCTTCATGATCACGGTCGACTTGACCAGGAGACCGGACATCCCGATGACGTCCGCGCGGTGCTCCTCGGCCGCTTCGAGGATGGCGGAGACGGGCTGCTTGATGCCGAGGTTGACGACGTTGTAGCCGTTGTTCGACAGGATGATGTCGACGAGGTTCTTGCCGATGTCGTGGACGTCGCCCCGGACGGTGGCCAGCACGATGGTGCCCTTGCCGTCGTCGTCCGTCTTCTCCATGTGCGGTTCGAGGTAGGCGACGGCCGTCTTCATCACCTCGGCCGACTGGAGGACGAAGGGCAGCTGCATCTGGCCGGAGCCGAACAGCTCGCCGACGACCTTCATGCCGTCCAGAAGGGTGTCGTTGACGATGTCGAGGGCCTTGCGGGTCGTCAGGGCCTCGTCGAGGTCGGCCTCCAGGCCGTTCTTCTCGCCGTCGATGATGCGGCGCTTGAGGCGTTCGTCCAGCGGGAGGGCGGCCAGCTCCTCGGCCCTGCCGGCCTTGAGGGACTTCGCGGTGGCCCCCTCGAACAGCTGCATGAGCTTCTGGAGCGGGTCGTAGCCCTCGGCGCGGCGGTCGTACACGAGGTCCAGGGCGGTGCGGACCTCCTCCTCGGAGAAGCGGGCGATCGGCAGGATCTTGCTGGCGTGCACGATCGCCGAGTCGAGGCCGGCCTTCACGCACTCGTCGAGGAAGACGGAGTTGAGCAGGATGCGGGCGGCCGGGTTGAGGCCGAAGGAGATGTTGGACAGGCCGAGGGTGGTCTGCACGGCGGGGCGGCGGCGCTTGAGCTCCCGGATCGCCTCGATGGTGGCGACGCCGTCCTTGCGGGACTCCTCCTGGCCGGTGCAGATGGTGAAGGTGAGGCAGTCGACGAGGATGTCCTCCTCGTGGATGCCCCAGTTGCCGGTGAGGTCGGCGATGAGCCGCTCGGCGATCTCGACCTTCTTCTCGACCGTGCGGGCCTGCCCCTCCTCGTCGATGGTGAGGGCGATGAGCGCGGCGCCGTGCTCCCGGGCGAGGGCGGTGACCTGGGCGAAGCGGGACTCGGGCCCGTCGCCGTCCTCGTAGTTGACGGAGTTGATGACGGCGCGGCCGCCGAGCTTCTCCAGGCCGGCGCGCAGGACGTCCACCTCGGTGGAGTCCAGGACGACGGGGAGGGTGGAGGCGGTGGCGAAGCGGCCGGCCAGCTCCTCCATGTCGGCGACGCCGTCGCGGCCCACGTAGTCGACGCACAGGTCGAGCATGTGGGCGCCCTCGCGGATCTGGTCCCGGGCCATCTCGACGCAGTCGTCCCAGCGGCCCTCCAGCATGGCCTCGCGGAACTTCTTGGAGCCGTTGGCGTTGGTCCGCTCACCGATGGCGAGGTAGGAGGTGTCCTGGCGGAACGGCACGGTCTGGTAGAGGGAGGCAGCGCCGGGCTCGGGGCGCGGGTCACGGGGCGCGGGCGTGATGTCGCGCACGCGTTCGACGACCTGGCGCAGGTGCTCGGGGGTGGTGCCGCAGCAGCCGCCGACGAGCGACAGCCCGTACTCGCGGACGAAGCCCTCCTGGGCGTCGGCCAGCTCCGGCGCGGTGAGGGGGTAGTGGGCGCCGTCCTTGCCGAGGACGGGCAGCCCGGCGTTGGGCATGCAGGAGAGGGGGACGCGGGAGTGGCGGGCGAGGTAGCGCAGGTGCTCGCTCATCTCGGCGGGGCCGGTGGCGCAGTTCAGGCCGATCATGTCGATGCCGAGCGGCTCCAGCGCGGTGAGCGCGGCGCCGATCTCCGAGCCGAGCAGCATGGTGCCGGTGGTCTCGACGGTGACGGAGACGATGAGCGGCACGTCGGCGCCGAGCGCCTCCAGGGCGCGGCGGGCACCGAGGACGGCGGCCTTGGTCTGGAGGAGGTCCTGGGTGGTCTCCACGAGCAGGGCGTCGGAACCGCCGGCGACCAGGCCCTCGGCGTTCCTCTGGTAGGCGTCGCGCAGGAGCGTGTACGGGGCGTGGCCCAGGGTGGGCAGCTTGGTGCCCGGGCCCATGGAGCCGAGGACCCAGCGCTGGCCCCCACCCGCGGCGGTGTACTCGTCGGCGACCTCGCGG
This portion of the Streptomyces changanensis genome encodes:
- the metH gene encoding methionine synthase; translated protein: MASLPTPSPSSAAGDRAAALREALATRVVVADGAMGTMLQAQEPTLDDFENLEGCNEILNLTRPDIVRSVHDAYFAVGVDCVETNTFGANHSALGEYDIAHRVYELSEAGARIAREVADEYTAAGGGQRWVLGSMGPGTKLPTLGHAPYTLLRDAYQRNAEGLVAGGSDALLVETTQDLLQTKAAVLGARRALEALGADVPLIVSVTVETTGTMLLGSEIGAALTALEPLGIDMIGLNCATGPAEMSEHLRYLARHSRVPLSCMPNAGLPVLGKDGAHYPLTAPELADAQEGFVREYGLSLVGGCCGTTPEHLRQVVERVRDITPAPRDPRPEPGAASLYQTVPFRQDTSYLAIGERTNANGSKKFREAMLEGRWDDCVEMARDQIREGAHMLDLCVDYVGRDGVADMEELAGRFATASTLPVVLDSTEVDVLRAGLEKLGGRAVINSVNYEDGDGPESRFAQVTALAREHGAALIALTIDEEGQARTVEKKVEIAERLIADLTGNWGIHEEDILVDCLTFTICTGQEESRKDGVATIEAIRELKRRRPAVQTTLGLSNISFGLNPAARILLNSVFLDECVKAGLDSAIVHASKILPIARFSEEEVRTALDLVYDRRAEGYDPLQKLMQLFEGATAKSLKAGRAEELAALPLDERLKRRIIDGEKNGLEADLDEALTTRKALDIVNDTLLDGMKVVGELFGSGQMQLPFVLQSAEVMKTAVAYLEPHMEKTDDDGKGTIVLATVRGDVHDIGKNLVDIILSNNGYNVVNLGIKQPVSAILEAAEEHRADVIGMSGLLVKSTVIMKENLEELNQRELAAKYPVILGGAALTRAYVEQDLHEIYQGEVRYARDAFEGLRLMDALIAVKRGVPGAALPELRQRRVRPAVTVEEREPEPGVRSDVATDNPVPEPPFRGTRVIKGIQLKEYAGWLDEGALFKGQWGLKQNRTGEGPSYEELMETEGRPRLRGWLDQLHTRNLLEAAVVYGYFPCVSKGDDLIVLDEAGNERTRFTFPRQRRGRRLCLADFFRPEESGETDVVGFQVVTVGSRIGEATAELFAADAYRDYLELHGLSVQLAEALAEYWHGRVRAELGFGGEDPADVEDMFALKYRGARFSLGYGACPDLEDRAKIADLLRPERIGVHLSEEFQLHPEQSTDAIVLHHPEAKYFNAR